ATCGCCTCCAGCGACACGACCATCGTGAGGAGGCCGAACGGGAACGGATCGAACGCGCGACCCGGCATGCCCACGTTCCAGCCGATCCACAGCGCGAACCACACGACGTGGAACAGCAGGAACGGCGTCGAGCCGGCGATGATCGTCAGCCGGTTGCCGATCCGCTCCACCGGCGTGAGCTCGGCGGAGAAGCGCGCCTTCACCGCGCGCACCGCGCGCGCGGTTCCGAGCCGCCGCTGTCGGCGGTCGGCGTACGGCCCGCTGGCCTGGTCGTTTCGCTCGGCGGTTGAGCTCATTGCGAGCACGGCCGCATGCGAAAAGCACGCCCGCGGTGTACGCGGACGTGCTTTTCAGTCATCACCTCGGTCACGCCGGCCGCGTCACGGGATGGCGACTCGCTGCTTGTCGACGTTGTTACCGACGATGGCGCCCGCCGCCGCGCCGACCACGGCGCCGAGCAGA
This DNA window, taken from Gemmatirosa kalamazoonensis, encodes the following:
- a CDS encoding DUF1003 domain-containing protein, yielding MSSTAERNDQASGPYADRRQRRLGTARAVRAVKARFSAELTPVERIGNRLTIIAGSTPFLLFHVVWFALWIGWNVGMPGRAFDPFPFGLLTMVVSLEAIFLSVFVLMTQNRESTIAEVREEVTLAVTLRVEEEVTKVLQLVAGLYPRLGQQVADDPELARMLQPLDADAIERDLTDQLKQLDHGSRERDLSAVWAD